One uncultured Draconibacterium sp. genomic window, CCCATATTTATATTTTCTCTCCATTTGTTGAGCCATTTCAAATAATCGTTGCCTAATCCAGCTTTTGTAAGTGCCTGATGCAAATAAAATTTAAAATAGATTGAAGCCGGTGCCAGCGAAGTATCTGTCAGTAGTAATTTTGCAGTTCTTTCCGACTCTTCGGCATTGAACATTCCGGTTAATATGCCCAGAATTCCGGCATGTTGCGAAAACTTGTCTTTTTCGATACGGTCAGCAAAAAGCTGCCGGTCTGCATCCCAGTATTTTGTTCTGATTGTATTTTTAAGCAACTCAGCTTTTTCAGTAAAGACCTTTGCCTGTTCTTTCACTCCTAACTGAAGTTCTAAATCGGCTGCCATCTGAAAAGCATACAAAAGCTGCAAATCTAAAAGTGCCGAACTTCCATCCTTCCCGATTGGGCCAATGCCTTCTTCCCAGCCGTCGGTAAACACCCAGTCGGTGAAAGTCCAGTATGGCAAATTTTTCAACGAACCATCTTCATTCTGATATCGTCTGAAAAAATCCAGAACATTTCTGGCACTTTGAAGTTTGTCTTCTACAAATTTCAAATCATTCGCGTACATCATGTAATCGTGTAACATGGCGATATACCACAGCGAAAAAGTTGAAATATATTGCGGTGTTACCGATGGATGGCGGCTTGCAGTTACGCCTTCTGGTTGTTGCGAATACTGCATCAGATTTAAGGCATTTCGTATTAAACGGTCGTCTCCGCTGTTGTATAAGGAAACCAATGCCTGGATTCTTCCATCGCCAATGTATTGCAATTGCTCGTAATAAGGACAATCCATGTAGGTATCCATGGCACATAAACGTGCAGAACGCCACCCTATTTCGAACATCTGGGGTAGCTCTTTTTCACTGGTTTCCAGCTTTGCATTCATTTGAAAGGGATAGCCTGTAAAAATTCCGTAAATGTCTTCCAATACAAGTGGCGAATCTTGAGTAGCAATATCAAGTTGCACATAACGATAGGTTCTGTAATTAAGCGTTGTGAACTTTTGATTTTGAGTGCCATCAGATGTAATTTCATCTTTCCTGCCAATCATTATTTTACCCTTTACTTCATTTCTGTTTCCTTTTTCAGGATAAGTTGTAAAAAGCGCTTCCTGATAAGCTATTGAAATAACACCATCTTTTCCACCACTAAAGATGAGTGTTGGATAAGCATTGGTTAGGAAAGTCTGGTCGAGCAAAAGAGTTACTTTGCTGTTGGCAGGAATTGTTAACGGCGCTTTCCCACTGAGAAAAGTATCAGGTACTTTACTATTTTCTGCGTCACTAACTTTTAAAAATCGTTGCTGAGTAAGCTCCATTTGCGGGAGCTCAGAAGGAACCAGCAACCAGCTATCCAATACGCCATGAAATCCCAAAACATTTTTCGGAATGCCTGGGAACAGCGATTCTGAGGCCTTCCAGCCTGTATCGTTAAATGATAAAGTCTCCCAGTTTTTGGGCTGCAAAGCCATGTTAATCTTTTCTCCAGGGCCGGCAACATAAAACAATTCCATGTGAATGGGCACAGGGCTGTAACTTTTATCATGGATACATTTCCAGCTTTCGTTGGTATTAAGAATTTCTGCTTCTTTTGTCCCCCCTTGTAGGATAAATGCTGTACGTGAGGAAAGATGGCCTTCAGTCCTAAACTCACTTTCATTCCAAACCTGAGCAGCTACAATGTTTTTACCGGGTTCGAGATAAGCAGCAATATCTACTGTTTCATAATTCCAATGGTGCAAATCGCCTCTGGCAGGCCCGAATGAAACCAGTTTCTCGTTGACGTACAATTTGTAACGGTTATCGGCTGATATATGAACAGGAAATGAACCTGGAATAGCACTAATCTTAAAGTTCTTTCTGAAATAGTATACACCATAACCTTCAGGATCAATATCAGGTACCGATATCCAGTTCGCATCCCATTTATGGTTTAAAATATTTTGTTCTATTTTTTGAGCCAACGTAGTTGGTGAGAAACCCAATACAAATAACACAAACAAAGCAGTGAGAATTTGTATGTTAATACGTTTTATTGTCATGATTATCTGATTTATTGGATGTTATTATTGATGAATTCAATCATATAGTGTATAGCCATTTTTCTGTGTCTTCTGAAAATAAATACATGCCCAGCTCCTTTTAATACCTTTAAATTTGCAGAAGGATATTGCTCAACTGCTTTTTCCGCATACGAAATGGGTACAGCTTTATCTTTATTTCCGTGAAGAATAAGAACCTCTTTATCAAAATTTTTTGTTGCTTCAAACGCATCCAAATCATAAAGGGCATCAACATAACATCGGCCTATTTTCATTTTATTCGGGAAATCCATCTCATCTTGTATCTCACTTTTGCGCGGGAACATTTCCCTCATCGCATCTGGCATATGAAAAGCAGGATAAAGCAATACCATCCCCTTTATTTCTTCTTGGTGTTCCACCGCAGTTAATGCAGTAACAAATCCTCCTTGGCTTTCACCGCTTAAGAATATATTGGTAGTATCAACAAACGCCCAGTCTCTTGATGCTGTCAATACCCCTTCTATATCATCTTTTTCAGTAAAGACTGACATCTCAGTTGTTCTTCCTTCGCTTTTGCTAAAGTTAGAACCACCACAAAAGTCAAAACTATAGCAGGCAATCCCATTTTTTGCCAATGCTGTTCCATAATGTGTCAAAAACATATGCGAACTACCATAACCATGAGCAAGTATTATTAATGGAAATTTTTCATTTTTCTCTCCTTTTGGAATATATGCAACCCCAAATATGTTTTGACCATTTGAACTTTTACAGTTTATGGCTTCAATATTAAAGTATTCGTTTTTGGGGAAATCAAGAGGGTCTTTTGGTATGAACTGGCAACTAAAGGTTAATAGAGCAATAGTCCACAGAAACATATAATTTATTTTCTTCATCTATTTTAAATTATCCATATTCCAGATGCTTAAGATCCAATTGAGTTCAGCTGCTTATAAACTTTCGTCAATTGATTAAATGTCGCATATTTTCTTATCCAAACTACGGTAGCCTCATTCTCTTCGAATTCCCAAAAAGTCATTCAATAGATTAATCATATTTCAGAGTGTTTTTCTTAATCACGTAACAGCGGGTAGAGTTGAAGAGGTGGTCGTCTAAATAACCACCTCTTACTCTAACTAAACTATCTACGCGAAATAGACTGTATTTGTCTATCTTAGGAATTCTGACTTATATTAGAATATTTCAGTTTCAATGTCTCAGTTTTGTCCTGGTGCTAATCCCAATTCTAATCTTTTTAATTGATTAGTTTTATTGATATGTTTACTTTGAAAATAATATATTGGATAAAGAGATGGTATACAACCACCTCTTTTTCTAACCAAAACTATCTATAGGCAATAGTAACTCTATCGTCTGATAACTATTAATGGTTACCAACCTGGATTTTGAATAAGACTTGGATTATTATTTAAATCACTTGTTGGAATTGGGAACAATTCATTCTTACCGCTCTTAAAACCAGGGCCACCTGTAATTGCCGTAACGACATCAAAGCTGCCGTCTTCTGTAAGGCCATTAAAGGTTACAGCCTGTTTACCACAATCTGCAAGAACTTGCGGAGCATCGCCCCAACGAACAAGGTCAATAAATCGATGTCCTTCTCCATATAGTTCTGCACGGCGTTCTGCTTTCACACCATACTCTGCATTATCCATATCTAACGAAGGAGCATCTTCCAGACCGGCGCGATTGCGAACCATGTTAAGTGCGTCAAGTCCAGACATTGCACCTGGAGAACCGCCCATAGCTATTGCCTCAGCATAATTTAACAACACCTCTGCATAACGCATGTATACAACGCTCCGTTTATTGAAATAGTAAGGAAAATCTCCAACCAAATCTTCAGCCAGACACATATCTTTTACTTTAATATATCCCTCACATTCGTCAATTGGCAAACTCACATATCCCATCATACTTGCAGTATAGTAGTCTATTAAGGTTTCCTGATAGCGTGAGTTATCTTTTCCATCGTGGTTTTCCAAGAATGTCGCAAAATCATCCGAAGGATAAGATCCCAGACCAAAACCTAAGATTATGCTTGCATACTTAAAATACCAAACCGGTACAGCAGGAGAATAGCATGCGATATCAAAAGTTCCTTCCTGTGCAGTTGCAACACTAGGGTCATCACTAAAGTTAAATTCCCATATATTTTCATCACTAAAGTCAACTGCTGAACTGTTAAGTGTTGCAAAGTTTGGATTTAAAGCATATTTACCTGTAGCGATCACCTTATTGTATAGGGTGTTTGCTGCCTCATTGTATTTAGCTTGCCATAATTGAGCTTTACCTAAATAAGCATAAGCAGCTTCCTGAGTAAGGCGGCCACCTACTGCCTCCTGTCCTCCGAGTCCAGACTTAGTCGGCAGTTCACCGGCTGCAGCTTCCAGTTCGCTTTCAATAAACGCCCATGATTCTGAAGCCGGAGTATTTAATTCACTGCCATCCATAACATGATCTGCCAGTGGCGGATTTCCATATAACTGAACCAGATTCATCATTGCAATCGCACGAATTGCACGTGCTTCGGCCATAACCTGAGATTTTACATTTTCAGATGCTACATTATTTTCAGGAAGACCTTCCAGGATCATATTGCAGTAATAAGCAATCTTATAATAATAAGACCAGATATAAGAATATGTCCTGGCATCGGAACCTTCTTGATAAACGTAATAATTAGCAGATTCTGCACTCATACGAGACATTTCGTAGTTTACAGCACGATAGCTGGCTTGACCTCCTGCCAATACGGCCTGATATGAATCTCCCAAAACCAAAGCATATACAGCTGATATAAACTGTTTTACTTGTGTATCATCTCCTGTCTGATATGTAGAGAGTCCCATAACCCCCTGCTGCTCGATATCAAGTAAATCTTCATTACATGATGTTACAGAAACTGCAACCAGAATGAATATTAAAATTGAACTAAATATATGTTTCATCGTCTTATTTTTTAAAATGTAATATTAAAACCAAATGATACGGACTTGGCTATTGGATAACTACCGAAGTCAAGAGCCATTGCACTATTGTATGCGTTAGTTTCAGGATCACTTCCAGGATAGTCTGTAAATGTAAAGAAGTTATCAAGTTGAACGTATGCTCTAACTGATTCCATTCCAATAGGATCCATTAGCTTTTTGGGCAATTTATATCCTAACTGAATCTGTTTAATTTTGAAAAAAGATGCATCAAATACAAAAGCATCTGAATTGTAGAAACGAGGATCATTCATCTGATACAAAGGAGCAGGAAGTGAGGCCTGTGTATTGCTACTGGTCCAGCGGTCTTCATAAAGAAATGCAGGTCGGTTACTTTGTTCACTTCCGCTAGTACTCATCATGGCATATACCATACTGTTTCCAGAAGTACCTGTTCCATAAATACTAACATCAAAATTCTTGTAAGAAGCAGATAAAGTTAAACCGTAAGTATAATCAGGAATAGCATTACCCAGGTCGGTACGATCAGCTTCTGTAATTTCGCCATCGTCAGTAAGGTCTGCAAATATTGGTGCTCCGGTAGTCGCATCTACACCATCCAGTTTGTATCCTCTGATATACCATAACGGATATCCTTCTTCAAAGAAAGTTATGTAGCTACTAGAAGCAAGCATTCTGGCGCCCTCAATACGTGTACCTTCGCCCCGGTATTTATCTACATTATTATTTACCGTAGCAAAACTTCCTCTTATTTCGTAGCTAAAATCTCCGATTTTATCTTTCCATGTTAGTTCCAGCTCCAATCCGCTGTTGGTAACCTCACCCAAATTCTGGAAAACCGTTTCCGCACCTGTAACGAGCGGTGCAACTGATTGAATAAGTAAACCATCTGTAAGCTTATTGTAATACTCGATTGTAGTACTCAGCCTATCGTTCATAAATCTTAAATCAAGACCATAGTTTTGTTGTTTAGAGCGCTCCCAACGTAATTTTGGATTTGCCAATACTGAATTGGGATAAGTTCCACGATACAATTGATCATCTAACCAATAGGCCATATTGGCGGTATTACCTGTCAAATCATACTGTCCAGTTCTAAGGGTTGCAGCATACATGTAATTTCCAAGGTTACTAATAGATCCGTTTACACCATAACTTGCACGCAATTTACCGTAAGTAAAAAAGTTCCCTTTTACACTCTCCATAAAATTCTCATTCGAGAAGGTCCATCCGGCAGAAATTGAAGGAAAGTATCCCCAGTTATGATCAAGGTCTAAATAGGCTGCATCATATGAATCGGCACGAAAGTTTGCTTGCACATTGTATCGATTCTTATAATCCCAACTTAAACGACCATAATATGCAATCTGACGTTGATAGGATAAATTACCTGTCACAAAATCATTCGCACTGGTAGTACTGTAATTCAAATAAATGAAATTAGGTTCTTCGCTTGATAATTCATTCGTTTGCGCTCCAACAATATTATACTCTTTATTTATATAACTAGAACCAGCCATTATCGAGAAATTCCCCGTTTGTTCAGTTTCAAGCGTATAATTGAAGAAATTCTCCCACTGGTAGTATCTGGCTGCAACCTGCTGCGACCGCAACACAAGAGGCGCGTCTACATCTTTAAAATAACCATCCCATCGTGTTGGATTATACTCTTGATTTGCCACATTCCCTAAGGTATACCCTAAACGAGAAGTAAAAACAAAATTCTTAAATGGTTTAATGTTTGCGTAGGTCATGCCATTAACTGAGAAAGTTTTATTTGCGGTGTTACTGGTTTGAACAGCGGCTAAAGGATTTAAACCACTTCGCGCCCAGCTATATCCATAATATTCTCCATTATCACTGGTTACCGGGTGCAAGCCATTCGCAATAACCGTCTGAACACGGGCTGGTAAATCATTCGAATTGTAATAAACCGGTGTCAATGGATCTGCAAGCACAATATCTTTCATCATTCCATATTGCACACTATTTTCAGACAAAGTAGAACTATTAACACTTGTGATGGTATTATTAGACCCCACCTCTAACCAAGGTTTAATATTGTAACTTGAATTAATCTGACCAGTAAAGCGTTTGTAATAGTCCCGGTCTAACTTCACCATACCATCATTATCCATATAACCAAGAGAAATAAAGAATTTTCCCGCTTTGTTTCCTCCCTGTAAACTCAGGTTATACTTCTGCATGAGCCCCGTCTCGTACATTTCATCTTGCCAATCTGTATCAGTTCCATCAATATAGTGCTCGTTATAAAGTGAAGTAAAGACATCGCCAAATGCTTCGGTATAAAATTGTGTATACTGCTCAGCATCTAACAAATCAACTTTGTTGGCAAGGTTCGAAAAAGACCATTGTACATCAGCCATTATTTTTGTCTGTCCCAGACTTCCTGACTTCGTAGTAATTAGGATAACTCCATTACCTGCTTCCGCACCATAAATGGCGGCACTGGCTGCATCTTTCAGAATCTCCATACTTTCGATGCTAGTTGGTTCCAGGTAACTAATATCACTTACCTTAAGTCCGTCAACAATGTATAGGGGATCGCTTGATCCGTTTGAACTATAACCACGTACTCTTAGGGTAGGAGTTGCTCCAGGAGCTCCGGAATTATTTACTACCTGTACACCAGAAACCCTCCCTTGTATTGCAGAGGCCGCATTTGAACCAAGACTACTTGCCAATTCTTCACCTTTTACGCTACTTATGGCACCTGTAATATTGCTCTTTTTTTGAACTCCATAACCAATTGCAACTACTTCATCCAATCCAATTGATTCTTCTTCGAGCACAATATTAATTCGGGTTTGGGTACCAATCTCAATTTCCTGAGTTTTCATCCCTACGAACGAAAAGGATAAAACCTCAGCATTAACCGGAACTTCAAGTGAGTAGTTTCCATCAAAGTCGGAAGTAATACCGATAGTTGTTTCTTTGACAATTACAGTTACTCCCGGAAGAGGTTCACCATTTGAATCGGTAACCCTCCCTGAAATAGCTTTTGTCTGAGAAAAAACACTCATTGCAACAAGCATGCAGAGTGTTAATGCAGAAAGAAACCTTAACGTTTTTCCATGCATGGGCAGAATTGCCCAATTTCTGTGATTTTTCATAAATTTTAAGTTAAATTAATTCCCAAGCGAACTACGAATCGCTTACATTTCAGGAGCAATCTTATACAAAAAGAAAAACACAGGCGCCTCACTGCGCATGCCGTAGTAAATATACGTCCAGATTCCA contains:
- a CDS encoding alpha-L-rhamnosidase C-terminal domain-containing protein, which produces MTIKRINIQILTALFVLFVLGFSPTTLAQKIEQNILNHKWDANWISVPDIDPEGYGVYYFRKNFKISAIPGSFPVHISADNRYKLYVNEKLVSFGPARGDLHHWNYETVDIAAYLEPGKNIVAAQVWNESEFRTEGHLSSRTAFILQGGTKEAEILNTNESWKCIHDKSYSPVPIHMELFYVAGPGEKINMALQPKNWETLSFNDTGWKASESLFPGIPKNVLGFHGVLDSWLLVPSELPQMELTQQRFLKVSDAENSKVPDTFLSGKAPLTIPANSKVTLLLDQTFLTNAYPTLIFSGGKDGVISIAYQEALFTTYPEKGNRNEVKGKIMIGRKDEITSDGTQNQKFTTLNYRTYRYVQLDIATQDSPLVLEDIYGIFTGYPFQMNAKLETSEKELPQMFEIGWRSARLCAMDTYMDCPYYEQLQYIGDGRIQALVSLYNSGDDRLIRNALNLMQYSQQPEGVTASRHPSVTPQYISTFSLWYIAMLHDYMMYANDLKFVEDKLQSARNVLDFFRRYQNEDGSLKNLPYWTFTDWVFTDGWEEGIGPIGKDGSSALLDLQLLYAFQMAADLELQLGVKEQAKVFTEKAELLKNTIRTKYWDADRQLFADRIEKDKFSQHAGILGILTGMFNAEESERTAKLLLTDTSLAPASIYFKFYLHQALTKAGLGNDYLKWLNKWRENINMGLTTWAETSEINDTRSDCHAWGASPNIEFFRIILGIDSDAPCFSKIKIEPHLGDITEIDGEMPHPNGKIEVSYKFINETLNAVVTLPQNTSGTFIWNNKSYQLLAGENSLVCN
- a CDS encoding alpha/beta fold hydrolase, with protein sequence MKKINYMFLWTIALLTFSCQFIPKDPLDFPKNEYFNIEAINCKSSNGQNIFGVAYIPKGEKNEKFPLIILAHGYGSSHMFLTHYGTALAKNGIACYSFDFCGGSNFSKSEGRTTEMSVFTEKDDIEGVLTASRDWAFVDTTNIFLSGESQGGFVTALTAVEHQEEIKGMVLLYPAFHMPDAMREMFPRKSEIQDEMDFPNKMKIGRCYVDALYDLDAFEATKNFDKEVLILHGNKDKAVPISYAEKAVEQYPSANLKVLKGAGHVFIFRRHRKMAIHYMIEFINNNIQ
- a CDS encoding RagB/SusD family nutrient uptake outer membrane protein, which produces MKHIFSSILIFILVAVSVTSCNEDLLDIEQQGVMGLSTYQTGDDTQVKQFISAVYALVLGDSYQAVLAGGQASYRAVNYEMSRMSAESANYYVYQEGSDARTYSYIWSYYYKIAYYCNMILEGLPENNVASENVKSQVMAEARAIRAIAMMNLVQLYGNPPLADHVMDGSELNTPASESWAFIESELEAAAGELPTKSGLGGQEAVGGRLTQEAAYAYLGKAQLWQAKYNEAANTLYNKVIATGKYALNPNFATLNSSAVDFSDENIWEFNFSDDPSVATAQEGTFDIACYSPAVPVWYFKYASIILGFGLGSYPSDDFATFLENHDGKDNSRYQETLIDYYTASMMGYVSLPIDECEGYIKVKDMCLAEDLVGDFPYYFNKRSVVYMRYAEVLLNYAEAIAMGGSPGAMSGLDALNMVRNRAGLEDAPSLDMDNAEYGVKAERRAELYGEGHRFIDLVRWGDAPQVLADCGKQAVTFNGLTEDGSFDVVTAITGGPGFKSGKNELFPIPTSDLNNNPSLIQNPGW
- a CDS encoding TonB-dependent receptor codes for the protein MKNHRNWAILPMHGKTLRFLSALTLCMLVAMSVFSQTKAISGRVTDSNGEPLPGVTVIVKETTIGITSDFDGNYSLEVPVNAEVLSFSFVGMKTQEIEIGTQTRINIVLEEESIGLDEVVAIGYGVQKKSNITGAISSVKGEELASSLGSNAASAIQGRVSGVQVVNNSGAPGATPTLRVRGYSSNGSSDPLYIVDGLKVSDISYLEPTSIESMEILKDAASAAIYGAEAGNGVILITTKSGSLGQTKIMADVQWSFSNLANKVDLLDAEQYTQFYTEAFGDVFTSLYNEHYIDGTDTDWQDEMYETGLMQKYNLSLQGGNKAGKFFISLGYMDNDGMVKLDRDYYKRFTGQINSSYNIKPWLEVGSNNTITSVNSSTLSENSVQYGMMKDIVLADPLTPVYYNSNDLPARVQTVIANGLHPVTSDNGEYYGYSWARSGLNPLAAVQTSNTANKTFSVNGMTYANIKPFKNFVFTSRLGYTLGNVANQEYNPTRWDGYFKDVDAPLVLRSQQVAARYYQWENFFNYTLETEQTGNFSIMAGSSYINKEYNIVGAQTNELSSEEPNFIYLNYSTTSANDFVTGNLSYQRQIAYYGRLSWDYKNRYNVQANFRADSYDAAYLDLDHNWGYFPSISAGWTFSNENFMESVKGNFFTYGKLRASYGVNGSISNLGNYMYAATLRTGQYDLTGNTANMAYWLDDQLYRGTYPNSVLANPKLRWERSKQQNYGLDLRFMNDRLSTTIEYYNKLTDGLLIQSVAPLVTGAETVFQNLGEVTNSGLELELTWKDKIGDFSYEIRGSFATVNNNVDKYRGEGTRIEGARMLASSSYITFFEEGYPLWYIRGYKLDGVDATTGAPIFADLTDDGEITEADRTDLGNAIPDYTYGLTLSASYKNFDVSIYGTGTSGNSMVYAMMSTSGSEQSNRPAFLYEDRWTSSNTQASLPAPLYQMNDPRFYNSDAFVFDASFFKIKQIQLGYKLPKKLMDPIGMESVRAYVQLDNFFTFTDYPGSDPETNAYNSAMALDFGSYPIAKSVSFGFNITF